In one window of Paraflavitalea soli DNA:
- a CDS encoding amidohydrolase family protein, whose product MSCSLLKNRNRGLIVLPAVLLAGAVLAAAGKSSTITTWKHEILSDTTRKDTVKYTEYKNLPLKPERKIAFATNEGTWMSVDVSPDGQSIAFDLMGDIYTVPMSGGKATLVTKGLAFDTHPRYSPDGKKLLFTSDRSGSENVWYIDMEKKDTVQLTKDRDQNFPGATWTADGNYVIAARGRLDIKLWMIHKDAGGGTQLVETPNFKTIDPAVSPDGRYIYFSARNGAWTYNAPLPQYQIGVYDRDNARISTITSRYGSAFTPVLSKDGKWIVYGSRFEDKTGLVIRNIASGDERWLAYPVQRDEQESMATMGVLPGMSFTPDSKALVASYGGKIYRIPVDGGKPTEIPFTADMELELGPRLEFKYPVSDTSHALATQIRDAVPSPDGKKLAFTVLNRLYVMDYPNGTPKRLTTHEFTEAEPSWSPDGNNLVFTTWTPEGGNLFKVNVNGKPTVQKLTKEPGFYASAVFNLKNDRIVFMRGKLQRYRESIGPVADGGENELVWMPANGGDITLIQRANFRSNPHFVKNVDDRIYLNQGGSLISIRWDGTDEKVHARVTGVTTYGISNFKDDEHRHELNSSDFCLLTEKVAQAMEVQVPSSAAQINMSPTGDRAMAQVNNDIYVITIPNTGRPAAINVADASSAAFPARKLTELGGEFASWEADGKKVHWSLGNAHFVYDVDKAQFQEDSVKLAKKAEAKRKEDSLAKAITAVVKVQTDTTKKLIDTLAKKVVEKKEEFKYKPEEVAIKIYFEKDFPKASVLLKGARIITMNGNEVIENGDILVVNNRIKAVGKTGTLQVPANTKVIDVAGKTIVPGFVDTHSHMWPQWGIQKNQSWIYAANLAYGVTATRDPQTATTDVLTYSDMVDAGKMVGPRVYSTGPGVGFWMYNVRDSANASNILKQYSKYYNTKYIKMYLTGPRQVRQWIIKAAKEQGLMPTTEGGLNYKLNMTNLLDGYPGHEHSIPVYPLYKDVYKSIAESKMAVTPTLLVAYGGPWAENYYYETEMPYNDKKLQFFTPYEELAGKSRRRAGWFMPEEHVFAKHAKSMKSMVESGALAGIGSHGQLQGLGYHWEVWSMQSGGMSTHDALKTATILGAQALGLDGDIGSLQAGKLADLIIMDKNPLDNIRNTNTINMVMKNGRLYNGNTLDEVYPTSRKLERSEWTFEKPVNTTGIKE is encoded by the coding sequence ATGAGCTGCTCCCTTTTAAAAAACCGCAACCGTGGGTTGATTGTGCTACCGGCTGTATTGCTGGCGGGCGCCGTATTAGCTGCTGCGGGAAAAAGCTCCACTATTACTACGTGGAAGCACGAAATACTATCAGACACTACCCGGAAGGACACGGTTAAGTACACGGAATACAAGAACCTTCCGCTGAAACCAGAACGTAAAATTGCCTTCGCTACCAATGAAGGAACATGGATGAGTGTGGATGTTAGTCCCGATGGACAATCGATTGCGTTCGACCTGATGGGGGATATTTATACCGTTCCTATGTCCGGTGGTAAAGCTACCCTCGTCACCAAGGGCCTGGCTTTTGATACCCATCCACGCTATAGCCCGGATGGCAAAAAGCTGCTGTTCACTTCCGACAGGAGCGGTTCGGAGAATGTGTGGTACATCGACATGGAAAAGAAAGATACCGTACAGCTCACCAAAGACCGTGACCAGAACTTTCCCGGCGCCACCTGGACGGCTGATGGCAACTATGTGATCGCTGCCCGCGGCCGGCTGGATATTAAACTCTGGATGATACACAAAGATGCAGGCGGTGGTACACAGCTGGTAGAAACACCCAATTTTAAGACCATCGATCCTGCAGTAAGTCCTGACGGCCGTTATATTTATTTCTCTGCCCGCAATGGTGCCTGGACTTACAATGCACCCCTGCCACAATACCAGATCGGTGTATACGACCGCGACAATGCCAGGATTTCCACCATTACTTCAAGATATGGATCGGCTTTTACGCCTGTATTATCCAAAGATGGCAAGTGGATCGTATACGGGTCAAGGTTTGAAGACAAGACCGGCCTCGTGATCCGCAATATTGCCAGCGGCGATGAAAGGTGGCTGGCCTATCCCGTGCAACGCGATGAGCAGGAGTCGATGGCTACCATGGGTGTATTGCCCGGTATGTCCTTTACGCCTGACAGCAAAGCCCTGGTGGCTTCTTATGGTGGAAAGATCTACCGTATTCCCGTGGATGGTGGTAAGCCCACAGAAATACCGTTCACCGCTGATATGGAACTGGAATTAGGGCCCCGCCTTGAATTCAAATACCCCGTATCAGATACCTCTCATGCATTAGCTACACAGATACGTGATGCTGTTCCTTCTCCTGATGGAAAGAAACTGGCCTTCACGGTATTGAACCGTTTGTATGTGATGGATTATCCCAATGGTACGCCCAAAAGGTTGACCACCCATGAGTTTACCGAAGCAGAGCCTTCCTGGTCACCGGATGGCAACAACCTTGTATTCACTACCTGGACACCCGAGGGAGGTAACCTATTCAAGGTAAATGTGAATGGCAAGCCCACTGTACAGAAGCTTACCAAAGAACCCGGCTTTTATGCATCAGCCGTATTTAATTTAAAGAATGACCGTATCGTTTTCATGCGTGGCAAATTGCAACGCTACCGCGAATCAATTGGGCCTGTAGCCGATGGTGGTGAAAATGAATTGGTTTGGATGCCTGCTAATGGTGGTGATATTACCCTGATCCAAAGAGCTAATTTCCGTAGCAATCCCCATTTTGTAAAGAATGTGGATGACCGTATCTACCTCAACCAGGGCGGCAGCCTCATCTCCATCCGCTGGGATGGAACCGATGAGAAAGTGCATGCACGCGTAACAGGTGTTACCACCTATGGCATCAGCAACTTCAAGGATGATGAACACCGGCACGAGCTCAATTCCTCCGATTTTTGCCTGCTCACCGAAAAGGTAGCACAAGCGATGGAAGTACAGGTGCCCTCCTCAGCCGCACAGATCAACATGTCGCCCACTGGCGACAGGGCAATGGCGCAGGTCAACAATGATATTTATGTGATCACCATTCCCAATACCGGCCGTCCTGCTGCTATTAATGTAGCAGATGCTTCCAGTGCCGCTTTCCCGGCGAGGAAATTAACCGAACTGGGTGGTGAGTTTGCTTCCTGGGAAGCTGATGGTAAAAAAGTACACTGGTCGCTCGGTAATGCCCACTTTGTATATGATGTAGACAAAGCGCAGTTCCAGGAAGACAGTGTAAAGCTGGCGAAAAAAGCAGAAGCCAAAAGGAAGGAAGATTCCCTGGCCAAGGCCATCACCGCCGTAGTGAAAGTGCAAACCGACACTACTAAAAAGCTGATCGATACCCTGGCTAAGAAAGTGGTGGAGAAAAAAGAAGAGTTTAAATACAAACCCGAAGAGGTTGCTATTAAGATCTACTTCGAGAAAGACTTTCCCAAAGCTTCCGTATTGCTGAAAGGAGCCCGGATCATTACCATGAATGGCAATGAAGTAATTGAAAACGGTGATATCCTGGTGGTCAACAACCGTATCAAGGCCGTTGGCAAAACCGGCACCTTACAGGTTCCGGCCAATACCAAAGTAATTGATGTGGCAGGCAAAACCATTGTACCCGGCTTTGTAGATACCCATTCACATATGTGGCCACAATGGGGTATTCAGAAAAACCAAAGCTGGATCTATGCCGCCAACCTGGCTTATGGTGTAACCGCTACCCGTGATCCGCAAACAGCTACTACCGACGTACTCACTTATAGCGATATGGTAGATGCCGGTAAGATGGTAGGTCCCCGTGTATATTCTACTGGTCCGGGTGTAGGTTTCTGGATGTACAACGTGCGCGATTCTGCAAATGCCAGCAATATCCTGAAGCAGTACAGCAAGTACTACAATACCAAGTACATCAAAATGTATTTGACAGGTCCCCGCCAGGTAAGGCAGTGGATCATCAAAGCTGCCAAAGAGCAGGGATTGATGCCTACTACTGAAGGCGGACTCAACTATAAGCTCAACATGACCAACCTGCTGGATGGTTATCCTGGTCATGAACATTCTATACCGGTTTATCCCTTGTACAAGGATGTATATAAATCCATAGCTGAATCGAAGATGGCTGTAACGCCTACTTTGCTGGTAGCCTATGGCGGTCCCTGGGCAGAGAATTATTATTATGAGACCGAAATGCCTTACAATGATAAAAAGCTCCAGTTCTTTACCCCTTATGAAGAATTGGCCGGTAAATCACGTCGCCGCGCCGGCTGGTTCATGCCCGAAGAACATGTGTTTGCCAAACATGCCAAATCCATGAAATCCATGGTGGAAAGCGGCGCCCTGGCAGGTATCGGCAGCCATGGTCAATTACAGGGCCTGGGTTATCATTGGGAAGTATGGTCCATGCAAAGTGGTGGCATGAGCACCCATGATGCCTTAAAAACTGCTACCATACTGGGTGCACAGGCATTGGGCCTGGATGGTGATATAGGCAGCCTGCAAGCCGGTAAACTGGCCGACCTGATCATTATGGATAAGAATCCGCTGGATAATATCCGTAATACCAACACCATCAACATGGTGATGAAGAATGGCCGCCTGTACAACGGCAACACCCTGGATGAAGTGTACCCCACATCCCGCAAACTGGAGCGTAGTGAATGGACATTTGAAAAACCGGTCAATACAACAGGAATTAAAGAGTAG
- a CDS encoding aspartate aminotransferase family protein, whose translation MNQRELFFRHVAQTSTAPLALEIVKAAGSRLWDADGKEYIDLIAGISVCNVGHRHPRVVKAIKKQLDEYLHLLVYGELVQSPQVQYAKLITNHLPGSLNSVFFTNSGAEAVEGAMKLAKRTTGRTQIIAFKQSYHGSTQGALSIIGDEYWRQAFRPLLPDVWHLDHGSMEAIEAITERTACVIAEPVQAERGVFTPAKAWMQALRKKCTATGTLLILDEIQTGFGRTGTLWAFEQFNITPDVLLLGKALGGGMPLGAFIANQSVMGHLADNPVLGHITTFGGHPVCCAAGLAALKVLLKETLVQEVQQKEALFLKLLKHPAIKEVRSNGLMMAVEFDSYDTNKRIIDACIANGVLTDWFLFAPQCMRIVPPLTISPKEIKRACKVIIAAISG comes from the coding sequence ATGAATCAACGGGAATTGTTTTTCCGCCATGTAGCCCAAACCTCCACCGCCCCCCTGGCGCTGGAAATTGTGAAAGCAGCAGGGAGCCGGCTGTGGGATGCCGACGGCAAGGAATATATAGACCTGATCGCGGGCATCAGCGTGTGCAATGTGGGCCATCGTCATCCCCGCGTGGTTAAAGCCATTAAAAAGCAATTGGATGAATACCTCCATTTATTAGTATATGGCGAACTGGTCCAATCACCCCAGGTACAATATGCTAAGCTGATCACCAACCACCTCCCGGGGTCGCTGAATTCGGTATTTTTTACCAATTCAGGAGCCGAAGCGGTAGAAGGCGCCATGAAACTGGCCAAACGGACTACCGGAAGGACCCAGATCATTGCTTTCAAACAAAGTTACCATGGCTCTACCCAGGGCGCCCTCAGCATCATCGGTGATGAATATTGGCGGCAGGCTTTCCGTCCTTTGCTGCCCGACGTATGGCACCTGGACCATGGTTCTATGGAAGCTATTGAGGCTATTACGGAGCGTACCGCCTGTGTAATTGCCGAGCCTGTACAGGCAGAGCGTGGCGTATTTACCCCCGCCAAAGCATGGATGCAGGCCCTGCGCAAAAAATGTACAGCAACAGGCACCCTGCTTATACTGGATGAAATACAAACCGGCTTTGGCCGTACCGGTACCTTATGGGCTTTTGAACAGTTCAATATTACCCCTGATGTGCTGTTGCTGGGCAAGGCATTGGGAGGCGGTATGCCGCTGGGCGCCTTTATAGCCAACCAATCGGTAATGGGCCACCTGGCCGATAATCCTGTACTGGGACATATCACCACCTTTGGTGGTCATCCCGTATGTTGTGCCGCCGGTCTTGCGGCCCTGAAAGTATTGTTGAAAGAAACATTGGTGCAGGAAGTGCAGCAAAAAGAAGCCCTGTTCCTGAAACTATTGAAACATCCGGCCATTAAGGAGGTTCGTTCCAACGGACTGATGATGGCGGTGGAATTTGATAGCTACGACACCAACAAACGGATCATTGATGCCTGTATTGCCAATGGGGTGTTGACCGACTGGTTCCTGTTTGCGCCCCAATGCATGCGTATTGTGCCGCCGCTTACCATATCACCCAAAGAAATTAAGCGGGCCTGCAAGGTGATCATAGCGGCGATCAGCGGATAG
- a CDS encoding RidA family protein, with amino-acid sequence MKKLFFIFMISNMAIGMQAQDIEQKLKEKGIVLTTPSAPIANYVNAVRVGNLLYLSGKGPTKTDGTTVTGKVGEDITIEEGYQAARLTGINHLSVIKAELGNLNKVKRIVKVLGMVNCKSTFADQPKVINGYSDLMVEVFGDKGKHARSAVGVNALPGNMSVEVEVIVEIEP; translated from the coding sequence ATGAAAAAGCTCTTCTTTATTTTTATGATCTCTAATATGGCAATCGGTATGCAGGCACAGGATATAGAACAAAAACTAAAAGAAAAAGGGATCGTATTAACTACCCCTTCAGCACCTATTGCTAACTATGTAAATGCAGTGCGGGTGGGCAACCTGCTCTACCTATCCGGCAAAGGCCCTACCAAAACAGATGGTACTACGGTGACCGGTAAAGTAGGTGAAGATATCACTATAGAAGAAGGCTACCAGGCAGCCCGGCTTACGGGAATCAATCATTTATCAGTAATAAAGGCAGAACTGGGCAACCTCAATAAAGTAAAACGCATTGTAAAAGTGCTGGGTATGGTGAACTGTAAGAGCACATTCGCCGACCAGCCCAAAGTGATCAATGGCTATTCCGACCTGATGGTAGAAGTATTTGGCGATAAAGGCAAACACGCCCGCTCGGCCGTTGGCGTCAATGCACTGCCCGGCAATATGAGTGTGGAAGTGGAAGTGATCGTTGAAATTGAACCATAG
- a CDS encoding gamma carbonic anhydrase family protein has product MPVILHVDGTYPTFGENTFIAPNATIVGDVVMGNDCSIWFNAVVRGDVNSIRMGNKVNIQDGAVIHCTYKKTQTIIGNNVSVGHNAIIHGCTIHDDVLVGMGAIIMDNVIVGSHSIIAAGAVVLEGTQIPSGTIYAGVPAKKVKNIDESQIHGEIDRIANNYIRYADWFRDQVEQEK; this is encoded by the coding sequence ATGCCTGTCATATTACATGTAGATGGAACCTACCCCACTTTTGGTGAAAATACCTTTATAGCTCCCAATGCCACCATCGTAGGTGATGTGGTGATGGGCAATGATTGCAGCATCTGGTTCAATGCCGTAGTGCGCGGAGATGTGAACAGCATCCGCATGGGCAATAAAGTAAATATCCAGGATGGTGCAGTGATCCATTGCACCTATAAGAAAACACAGACCATCATTGGCAATAATGTATCCGTTGGCCACAATGCCATTATACATGGCTGCACTATCCACGACGATGTACTGGTAGGCATGGGCGCCATCATCATGGACAATGTGATCGTAGGAAGTCATAGCATTATTGCAGCTGGTGCAGTGGTGTTGGAAGGTACCCAAATACCCTCAGGAACGATCTATGCAGGAGTGCCCGCCAAAAAAGTTAAAAATATTGACGAATCTCAAATTCATGGTGAAATAGACAGAATAGCAAACAATTACATTCGCTATGCCGACTGGTTTCGTGACCAGGTAGAGCAGGAAAAATAG
- the rsgA gene encoding ribosome small subunit-dependent GTPase A, whose product MKALVYKSTGSWYVVKTEDRKVLNARLKGIFKIDGITSTNPIAVGDEVVVETENEGEGTMMVTDILPRRNYITRQSPSHKHQHHIVASNLDQSVLFATLKDPKTSQGFIDRFLVTCEAYHIPAIIVFNKADLYKKKEQEQYEAMHKMYTDIGYTVLLMSLPKDEGVQEVKSILTDKTTLMSGHSGVGKSTFINAIFPELNLKTKDVSGWSGKGMHTTTFAEMFDLPFGGRIIDTPGMREFGLVDISKQELSHYFPEMAKRINDCHFNNCLHIDEPGCAVKKAVEDGIINEDRFFSYYKILESIDEKGY is encoded by the coding sequence ATGAAAGCACTGGTATACAAGTCTACAGGCAGTTGGTATGTGGTGAAAACCGAAGATAGGAAGGTGTTGAATGCCCGCCTCAAAGGGATATTTAAAATTGATGGTATTACTTCTACCAACCCTATTGCAGTAGGTGATGAGGTGGTGGTGGAAACAGAAAATGAAGGCGAAGGCACCATGATGGTCACCGATATTCTGCCCCGCAGAAACTACATCACCCGGCAATCGCCCTCGCATAAACATCAGCATCATATTGTAGCTTCCAATCTCGATCAGAGCGTATTGTTTGCCACTCTGAAGGATCCTAAAACCTCACAGGGGTTTATTGACCGTTTCCTGGTTACCTGCGAGGCTTATCATATTCCGGCCATCATCGTGTTCAACAAGGCCGATCTGTATAAGAAGAAAGAGCAGGAGCAATACGAAGCCATGCACAAAATGTACACCGACATTGGCTATACCGTTTTGCTGATGTCCTTGCCTAAAGACGAAGGTGTGCAGGAGGTAAAAAGCATCCTCACCGACAAGACAACTCTTATGAGCGGGCATTCGGGGGTAGGTAAATCGACCTTTATCAATGCCATTTTTCCGGAGCTGAACCTGAAAACAAAGGATGTCAGCGGCTGGAGTGGCAAGGGTATGCACACCACTACTTTTGCTGAAATGTTTGACCTGCCTTTTGGTGGCAGGATCATTGATACACCGGGTATGCGCGAGTTTGGCCTGGTAGATATTTCCAAACAGGAACTTTCCCATTATTTCCCGGAAATGGCCAAGCGCATCAACGATTGCCATTTCAACAATTGCCTCCACATCGACGAGCCGGGATGTGCTGTGAAGAAAGCCGTAGAAGATGGGATCATCAACGAAGACCGCTTTTTTAGCTACTATAAAATACTGGAGTCAATTGACGAGAAAGGGTATTAA
- a CDS encoding glycerol-3-phosphate dehydrogenase/oxidase, with translation MNRKQQIEQLEANSAPWDIIIIGGGATGLGAAVDAAARGYRTILFEQADFAKGTSSRSTKLVHGGVRYLQQGNIKLVMDALKERGILKQNAPHLVKNQSFIVPNYKWWEGPYYGLGLKVYDWMSGSLGLGTSAWLSTEEVLELAPTLDTEGLRGGVLYHDGQFDDARLAINLAQTAVEQNGVILNYFKVTGLLKTQDKMAGVQVKDEVTGKTYEVQGKVVINATGVFSDAVQQMDDAQKPTSIAPSQGIHVVLDKEFLPGEAAIMIPHTDDGRVLFAVPWHQKIIVGTTDTSVDHISDEPIAQEDEIQFILEHAARYLTKDPTREDVKSIFAGLRPLVKSTAKKTAEISRDHSILVSDSGLVSILGGKWTTYRKMAADVINIAAVQGALAYKEPVTKDLAIHGAMPTTDYSTADYYYGTDKAGIEKLVAGQPELGVLLHPSLPYNKATIIWAVQEEMCMTIEDALSRRTRALLLDAKAAIEAAPLVAALMAAAMNQGADWIQEQLTTFYAIANNYLPEKAKSEL, from the coding sequence ATGAACCGCAAACAACAGATAGAACAACTCGAAGCGAATAGTGCTCCCTGGGACATTATTATTATCGGTGGCGGCGCCACGGGTCTCGGCGCAGCAGTAGATGCTGCCGCACGCGGCTACCGTACCATTCTTTTTGAACAGGCCGATTTTGCCAAAGGCACTTCTTCCCGCTCTACCAAACTGGTGCATGGCGGCGTACGTTACCTGCAGCAAGGCAATATTAAACTGGTGATGGATGCATTGAAAGAAAGGGGCATCCTCAAACAGAATGCACCCCACCTGGTGAAAAACCAGTCGTTTATCGTTCCCAATTATAAATGGTGGGAAGGTCCTTATTATGGTCTTGGTTTAAAGGTATACGACTGGATGAGCGGTAGCCTCGGACTGGGCACCTCTGCCTGGCTGTCCACAGAAGAAGTATTGGAACTGGCCCCTACCCTCGATACAGAAGGGCTGCGGGGTGGCGTACTATACCACGACGGTCAGTTTGATGATGCCCGGTTGGCCATCAACCTCGCGCAGACGGCCGTAGAGCAAAACGGTGTTATCCTGAATTATTTCAAGGTAACGGGACTTTTAAAGACACAGGATAAAATGGCTGGCGTGCAGGTGAAAGATGAGGTGACGGGCAAGACCTATGAAGTACAGGGCAAGGTAGTGATCAATGCCACCGGGGTATTCTCTGACGCAGTACAACAAATGGATGACGCGCAGAAGCCTACCAGCATTGCCCCCAGCCAGGGCATTCACGTAGTGCTTGACAAAGAATTCTTACCGGGCGAAGCCGCCATCATGATCCCGCATACCGACGATGGCCGTGTATTGTTTGCTGTACCCTGGCACCAGAAAATTATAGTAGGTACTACAGATACCTCGGTTGATCATATCTCAGATGAACCGATAGCGCAGGAAGATGAGATACAATTCATCCTGGAACATGCGGCACGTTATCTTACCAAAGATCCCACGCGGGAAGATGTGAAGAGCATTTTTGCCGGCCTGCGGCCATTGGTGAAAAGCACGGCTAAGAAGACAGCCGAAATATCGCGCGATCATTCGATCCTTGTTTCAGACAGCGGGCTGGTCAGCATCCTGGGTGGTAAGTGGACGACCTACCGTAAAATGGCGGCGGATGTGATCAATATCGCTGCTGTGCAAGGTGCCCTGGCATACAAAGAACCGGTAACAAAAGACCTCGCTATCCATGGCGCCATGCCTACTACGGATTATTCCACCGCAGATTATTATTATGGCACTGATAAAGCTGGTATTGAAAAGCTGGTAGCAGGCCAGCCGGAACTAGGCGTCTTGTTGCATCCCAGCCTGCCTTATAATAAGGCCACCATCATATGGGCTGTACAGGAGGAAATGTGTATGACCATTGAAGATGCTTTAAGCCGCCGCACCAGGGCTTTGCTGCTTGATGCCAAAGCAGCCATAGAAGCAGCCCCCCTGGTGGCAGCACTCATGGCAGCTGCCATGAATCAAGGTGCGGATTGGATACAGGAACAACTGACAACCTTCTATGCTATAGCCAACAATTATTTACCTGAAAAGGCAAAAAGTGAGTTGTGA
- a CDS encoding MIP/aquaporin family protein, with translation MNVFIGEFIGTMLLIILGNGVVANVLLNKTKGQNSGLIVIAFGWAIGVFVGVYASLKLGGSGHLNPAVTLALAYLEEFPRQNVLTYILAQLSGAIAGAIIMWLAYRQHFQQTQDGDAKLAVFCTGPAIRSTPNNIITEIIGTFVLMLGALLFIKPENSLGTLEALPVALLVLGIGVSLGGPTGYAINPARDLGPRIAHFILPIPQKRNSDWTYSWIPIIGPIVGALLAAMVFKYFLS, from the coding sequence ATGAATGTATTTATTGGTGAGTTTATCGGCACCATGCTCCTGATCATCCTCGGAAACGGGGTGGTAGCCAACGTATTGTTGAATAAGACCAAGGGCCAGAACAGCGGCCTTATTGTAATAGCTTTTGGATGGGCCATTGGCGTATTCGTAGGTGTATATGCCTCGCTGAAGCTGGGCGGCAGCGGACACCTGAATCCTGCGGTAACACTGGCGCTGGCTTACCTGGAAGAATTTCCCCGGCAAAATGTATTGACCTATATCCTCGCACAATTGAGCGGGGCCATTGCAGGCGCCATCATCATGTGGCTGGCCTATCGCCAGCATTTTCAGCAAACGCAGGATGGCGATGCCAAGCTGGCCGTATTCTGCACAGGTCCAGCTATTCGCAGTACCCCCAATAATATCATTACAGAGATCATTGGCACTTTTGTGTTGATGCTGGGCGCCCTGTTATTTATAAAGCCCGAAAATAGCCTTGGAACACTGGAAGCGTTGCCGGTAGCCCTGCTGGTATTGGGCATTGGCGTATCGCTGGGCGGCCCCACAGGTTATGCCATCAATCCCGCCCGCGACCTTGGCCCACGTATAGCGCATTTTATATTGCCTATTCCCCAAAAAAGGAACAGCGACTGGACTTATTCCTGGATTCCCATCATAGGGCCTATTGTTGGCGCCCTATTGGCAGCCATGGTATTCAAATACTTTTTATCCTGA
- the glpK gene encoding glycerol kinase GlpK, whose protein sequence is MSSKYILALDQGTTSSRAILFDHAGSIITVAQKEFKQWYPQPGWVEHDPEEIWSSQFSVMAEVLAKKSITTDQVAAIGITNQRETTIVWDKETGKPISHAIVWQDRRTAEYCDHLKATGHAALIQQKTGLIIDAYFSATKLKWILDKVPGAREKANRGQLAFGTVDSWLIWKLTGGKLHITDVSNASRTMLLNIHTCEWDAELLKLFDIPASVLPEVKPSSKIYGVTETVVKHANIPIAGIAGDQQAALFGQMCTQPGMVKNTYGTGCFMLMNTGGKAVVSTNNLLTTVAWKIHNKVEYALEGSIFIAGAVVQWLRDGLHIIRSSADVEALAASVPDTNGVYMVPAFAGLGAPHWNQHARGALYGLTRGTSDAHIARAALESIAYQTNDVLKAMESDAGIPIAELRVDGGATINNGLMQFQSNMLQVPVLRPKVYETTAIGAAYLAGLAVGYWDSVEELQKQWQVDARFTPVMPQEEVQQLLKGWRRAVKASIAWADDK, encoded by the coding sequence ATGTCTTCTAAGTATATCCTTGCCCTTGATCAGGGTACTACCAGCTCCCGTGCTATCTTATTCGATCATGCCGGCAGCATTATTACCGTAGCGCAGAAAGAGTTTAAACAATGGTATCCCCAACCCGGTTGGGTGGAACATGACCCGGAAGAGATATGGTCCTCCCAATTCAGTGTGATGGCAGAAGTACTGGCCAAAAAGAGCATTACTACCGACCAGGTGGCTGCTATTGGTATTACCAATCAGCGTGAAACCACCATTGTATGGGATAAGGAAACAGGCAAGCCTATATCCCATGCTATAGTATGGCAGGACCGCAGAACGGCAGAGTATTGCGATCATTTGAAAGCAACCGGTCATGCGGCGCTTATTCAACAGAAAACAGGGCTGATCATTGACGCTTACTTTTCTGCTACCAAACTTAAATGGATACTGGATAAAGTGCCCGGCGCCCGTGAAAAGGCCAATCGCGGTCAGCTGGCATTTGGTACGGTGGATAGCTGGCTGATCTGGAAACTCACGGGTGGCAAATTGCACATCACGGATGTGTCCAATGCATCCCGTACCATGCTGCTCAACATCCATACCTGTGAGTGGGATGCTGAGTTGCTGAAGCTGTTTGATATCCCTGCCAGCGTGTTGCCGGAAGTAAAACCTTCCAGTAAGATATATGGTGTAACAGAAACAGTGGTCAAACATGCCAATATACCTATTGCAGGTATTGCCGGCGATCAGCAGGCTGCGCTCTTCGGCCAGATGTGTACGCAGCCCGGTATGGTAAAGAATACTTATGGTACCGGTTGTTTCATGCTCATGAATACGGGCGGCAAGGCGGTGGTATCGACCAATAATCTCCTGACTACGGTAGCCTGGAAAATACATAACAAAGTAGAATACGCGCTGGAAGGCAGCATATTCATTGCGGGCGCTGTAGTACAATGGCTGCGCGATGGATTGCACATCATCCGTTCCTCTGCCGATGTGGAAGCGTTGGCTGCTAGTGTACCCGATACCAATGGGGTGTATATGGTGCCTGCCTTTGCCGGGCTGGGTGCTCCACACTGGAACCAACATGCAAGAGGTGCTTTGTATGGCCTTACCCGGGGTACTTCAGATGCACATATTGCACGTGCTGCCCTGGAAAGCATCGCTTACCAAACCAATGATGTATTGAAAGCCATGGAATCGGATGCCGGCATACCTATCGCAGAATTGCGGGTGGATGGTGGAGCCACCATCAACAATGGCCTCATGCAATTTCAAAGCAATATGCTGCAGGTGCCGGTCTTACGTCCCAAGGTATACGAAACCACAGCGATTGGCGCAGCCTACCTGGCCGGACTGGCGGTAGGCTATTGGGACAGTGTGGAAGAATTGCAAAAACAATGGCAGGTAGACGCCCGGTTCACACCCGTGATGCCGCAGGAAGAAGTACAGCAATTATTAAAAGGCTGGCGCCGTGCTGTAAAAGCATCGATCGCCTGGGCAGATGACAAGTAA